The following proteins are co-located in the Verrucomicrobiota bacterium genome:
- a CDS encoding rubrerythrin, whose protein sequence is MIKAFNELKENEVLALAVSLEEEDGRIYGEFAERVKDAYPATASILVSMHEEEAKHRRALIDLYQQKFGNFIPLIRRQDVRGFVKRRPIWLNKVLGLAQIRSAVQTMESETRRFYLRAAQRAASPDLRKLLGDLADDERGHEKLADKMAHEKEKSGEFGSEDEANRKLFVLQVVQPGLAGLMDGSVSTLAPVFAAAFATKSSWDAFLVGIAASVGAGISMGFAEALSDDGALSGRGRPLLRGGVCGLMTTAGGIGHTIPFLIPNFYLATGIAVAVVAIELIVIAYIRNHFMDTPLLSAIFQVVLGGVLVFLAGILIGSF, encoded by the coding sequence ATGATCAAAGCTTTCAATGAGCTGAAGGAAAATGAAGTGTTGGCCCTGGCCGTCTCGCTTGAAGAGGAGGACGGGCGCATTTACGGGGAGTTTGCCGAACGGGTCAAGGACGCCTACCCCGCCACGGCGTCAATCCTGGTGTCGATGCACGAGGAGGAAGCCAAGCACCGGCGCGCGCTTATCGACCTTTACCAGCAAAAATTCGGCAACTTCATTCCTCTGATCCGGCGTCAGGATGTCCGTGGATTCGTTAAGCGCCGCCCGATCTGGCTTAACAAGGTGCTCGGATTGGCCCAGATCCGGAGCGCCGTGCAAACCATGGAATCCGAGACCCGCCGCTTTTACCTGCGGGCGGCGCAGAGGGCGGCCTCGCCGGACCTGCGCAAGCTGCTGGGGGATCTGGCCGACGACGAGAGGGGTCACGAGAAGCTGGCCGACAAAATGGCGCACGAGAAGGAGAAATCCGGCGAGTTCGGTTCCGAAGACGAAGCCAACCGTAAGCTTTTCGTCCTGCAGGTCGTCCAGCCCGGGTTGGCGGGGCTGATGGATGGTTCGGTCTCGACCCTGGCGCCGGTTTTTGCGGCGGCATTCGCCACCAAGAGTAGCTGGGATGCGTTCCTGGTGGGTATCGCCGCGTCGGTCGGTGCGGGCATCAGCATGGGGTTTGCCGAAGCCCTCTCGGATGACGGCGCGCTGAGCGGCCGAGGCAGACCGTTGCTCCGCGGCGGGGTTTGCGGTTTGATGACCACGGCGGGCGGCATCGGTCACACGATTCCGTTCCTGATCCCCAATTTTTATCTGGCGACCGGGATCGCGGTCGCGGTGGTGGCGATCGAACTGATCGTGATCGCGTACATCCGCAACCATTTCATGGATACGCCGCTGCTCTCGGCAATTTTCCAGGTTGTCCTCGGCGGTGTGCTGGTCTTTCTGGCAGGCATTCTGATAGGCTCGTTCTGA